TCCAGCAGACCCGTCGTGACCACGATGATCGGCTCGTCCAGGCCGATGCACATCGCGTTCGGCACCGGGTCCTGGTTGACGTACATCGGCGGGACCTTCTCCAGGTCCAGGATGTAGCAGGCGTCCCGCAGCATGTCGTTGAGGTGCGCGAACTGCTGGTCCGACACCCGCACCGAGTCGGACAGGAACAGCAGCCGCAGACTGCGCTCGGGCAGCAGGCCGCTCAGCGCCTTGAAGACCGTGTCGAAGCCGCTCAGCTTGCGCAGGGCCACCAGGGCCGAGCGGTCCGCCGGGTGCTCGTACGCACGCGAGGAGATCCCCGGGAAACGCCTGCGCTGCCTGCTCGGTACGTTCTCGTGCCCGTTGTGCTCGTGGCCGTCGGACATGTCTTCCCCCATGTGCGTGTGGATGGCTCTGTGCGGCCCTTTGCGGAGCCTTGTTCAGCCCTTTGCGCCCCCGAAGCAGAGCCCAGCCTAGGCGGAGTTACCGTGGACGGGCACTACAGCGAAGGAGTTCCGCGCCATGGAGCACAACCCCGCCGCCGCCTGGCTCACCGAGGCCGCGAGCGCAGCCGAGCAGCAGGGGGCCGGGAATCTGCTCCGGGTCGTACTGATCGTGATGGTCGTGGGCTGTGTGCTGACCGCGTGGTTCCTGTTGCGGGGCTACAGGCGGAAGGACGAATGAGCCGCCGGGAAGGTTCCCCGCGGGCCGTCGCAGGCGCCCCAACGGTGGAGTCGGCGTGATCGCCGCCAGGGCGCCCGCTTACGATGGGCCGACATCTTTATCCCGCCCACACCCGATAGGTCACGCCGAAGATGAGCTTCCACAGCGCAGCTGCCCAGTTGGTCACCCTCGCCGCCGAGGGCGAGGAGCACGGTGGCAACCACGAGAGCATCAGCCCGTGGCTCACCGGGGGTGGCGCCTTCGTCATCCTGATGCTTCTGCTGTGGATCACCACTCGCTTCAACCGCGACCGCTGAGTCCCGACCAGGCCTCTCCCGGTCCGCCCGGGCAGTTGTCGGCCGAAGCCCCTCAGGCGGGGCCGGTAGGGTCTGCACGCATGGGAGAGCAGGACATGCCTACCGGCCCCGGAAGCGGCCCGTCGAACCGCGGCAAGCGCCGCCTCGGCGTCATGGGTGGAACGTTTGACCCGATCCACCACGGCCACCTCGTCGCGGCCAGCGAGGTCGCCGCGCAGTTCCACCTCGACGAGGTCGTGTTCGTGCCGACCGGCCAGCCGTGGCAGAAGAGCCACCGGCACGTCTCCCCGGCCGAGGACCGCTATCTGATGACGGTCATCGCCACCGCCGAGAACCCGCAGTTCTCCGTCAGCCGCATCGACATCGACCGCGGCGGCCCGACGTACACCGTGGACACGCTGCGCGACCTGCGCGCGCTCAACCCGGACACGGACCTCTTCTTCATCACCGGCGCCGACGCCCTCGGCCAGATCCTGACCTGGCGGGACTCGGAGGAGTTGTTCTCCCTGGCGCACTTCATCGGGGTCACCCGGCCCGGCCACCACCTCGACGACTCCGGGCTTCCGGAGGGCGGCGTGTCGTTGGTCGAGGTTCCCGCGCTGGCCATCTCGTCCACCGATTGCCGCGCGAGAGTCGCAAAGGGCGACCCCATCTGGTATCTGGTGCCGGACGGAGTCGTGCGCTACATCGACAAGCGCGAGCTGTACCGCGGCGAGTGAGGCAGTGAGCCGAGAGGGGCAACCGGTGAACGACCGATACGACGCGGGGTACGGGGATGACCAGTACGAACTCGTCGGCTACGACGAGTACGGGCGGCCGGTCTACCGACGGGTCCCGCCCCAGCAGCAGCCGCCCCAGCAGTCGTACGACCCGTACGCGCAGCAGGGGTACGGCTACGACCCGTACGCGACCGGCCGACAGCAGCCGGTCCCGCCGTACGACCCCTACGACACCGGTGTCACCGGTCAGCAGCCGCCCACGCCCGCCTACGACCCGTACGGCACCGGCACGCACCACCAGCAGCAGGCCGGCGGGCACTCGGCGCCGTACGACCCCTACGGCCGTACCGCCACCAGCGGTCAGCAGCATCGCGTCGCCGAGCAGACCGCGTACATCCCGCACCAGGCCGGGCCGGTCGAGGATCCCGTGGTCCAGGACCCCCAGGAGCGGGGGGAGCGGGATTACCGCACTGAGCAGTTCGCCTTCGTCGAGGAGCCCGACTCGGACTCCGAGGACGTCATCGACTGGCTGAAGTTCACCGAGAACCGCACCGAGCGCCGCGAAGAGGCCAGGCGACGGGCACGCGCGCGTGTGATCGCTCTCGTGGTCGTCCTGGCGGTCGCCGCGGCCGGCGGCGTCGGCTACCTCTGGTACGCCGGGAAGCTGCCCGCCCTGTCGTCGTCCGACAGCAAGCAGGGCACCCCGACGGCCGTGGGCGCCCAGAAGCGGGACGTGATCGTCGTCCATCTGCACAACACCAAGAAGGGCGGCACCTCCACGGCGCTGCTCGTCGACAACACCACCACCAACCGGGGCACCACCGTCCTGCTGCCCAACTCCCTCGCCCTGACCGGCGACGACGGCACCACGACCACCCTTGCCAAGTCCGTCGACGACGACGGATCCTCCGGGACGCGCGACGCGATCGACACCGTCCTCGGCACCGAGATCCAGGGCACCTGGCGGCTGGACACCCCCTACCTGCAGAACCTCGTCGACCTGGTCGGCAACATCGAGGTCGACACCGACACCGACGTGCCCGACCCGGACGCCAAGTCCAAGGGCGCCGCGCCCCTCGTACGCAAGGGCGAGGACCAGACCCTCAGCGGCAAGATGGCCGTCGCCTACGCCACCTACAGCGCCTCGGGCGAGGCCCAGAACGCCCAGCTGGAGCGGTTCGGGCAGGTCATGCAGGCCACGCTGCGCAAACTGACCTCGGACACGCAGGGCGCGACCACCACCGTGCAGACGCTCGGGATGATCATCGAGCCGCCGCTGACCGACAAGGACCTCGGCGCCTTCCTCGCCAAGCTCGCCGACCTCGCCAAGGGCGGCGACTACAAGACGGCCCTGCTGCCCGTACAGACCGACGGCACGCTGAGCGCCCAGGCGAGCGCCAGTGTCGTCAAGGACGTCCTCGGCGGCACCGCCAAGAGCCCCGACAAGGACGCCGCCGTCCGCGTGTCCGTCCGCAACGCCAGCGGGGTCAAGGGCAACACCGACAAGGCCCGGGTGGTGCTGCTGAACGGCGGCTTCACCTTCCTGGAGGGCGGTTCGGCGTCCACCGCGGCCACGTCCAAGGTCGTCTACACCGACGCCGCCGACAAGGACAACGCCACCGAGGTCGCCAAGACCCTCGGCCTGTCCTCCACAGCCGTCACCAAGGGCGACGTGTCCGCGAACGCGGACGTCTCGGTGGTCCTCGGCCAGGACTACGAGCCGTCGTCCTCATGACCCCACGGCCCGCATAACCGCAGGCCACCCCACGTGAGCCGGTAATCGCGTGGGGTGCTGTCGGCGGTCCGTGAGACCCTTGGTACCAAACGACCGCCGACCGAAAGCCTTGTAGTGACCGCTACCGACCGTTCCCTTGAGCTCGTCACCACCGCCGCCCAGGCGGCCGCCGACAAGCTCGCCCACGACATCATCGCCTACGACGTCAGCGACGTCCTGTCGATCACGGACGCCTTCCTGCTGGCCTCCGCCCCCAACGACCGCCAGGTCAAGTCGATCGTCGACGAGATCGAGGAGCGGCTCCTGAAGGAGCTCGGCGCCAAGCCGGTGCGCCGTGAGGGCGACCGCGAGGCCCGCTGGGTGCTGCTCGACTACGTCGACATCGTCGTGCACGTCCAGCACAGCGAGGAGCGCGTCTTCTACGCGCTGGAGCGGCTGTGGAAGGACTGCCCCGAGCTCGAACTGCCCGACGACGCCAAGGCCACCCGCGGCAAGGCCGCGGAGCACGCCAAACTGCAGGCCGCCGAGGAGGCCGCCGAGCTGGGCGGTGAGTGGCGATGAGCACCACCGACGAGGTGCCCACGGGGAAGCCCGGCCGCCGCGTCATCCTGTGGCGGCACGGCCAGACCTCCTGGAACGTGGAGCGCCGCTTCCAGGGCACCACCGACGTCGCCCTCACCGAGGCCGGCGTCTCCCAGGCGCGCCGCGCCGCCCGGCTGCTCGTCAGCCTCAAGCCCGACGCGATCATCGCCTCCGACCTCCAGCGCGCCGCGAACACGGCCGCCGAGCTGGCCGCGCTCACCGGCCTGGAGGTGACCCACGACGAGGGCCTGCGCGAGACCTACGCGGGCGCCTGGCAGGGCCTGACGCACGAGGAGATCATCGAGCGGTACGGCGAGGAGTACGCCGCGTGGAAGCGCGGTGAGCCGGTGCGGCGCGGCGGCGGCGAACTGGAGACCGAGGTCGCCGACCGCGCGGCGCCCGTCGTGCTCCGGCACGCCGAGAAGCTCCCCGACGACGGCACGCTCGTCGTGGTCAGCCACGGCGGCACGATCCGTACGACCATCGGGCGCCTCCTCGGCCTGGAGCCCCGGTGCTGGGAGAGCCTCGGCGGTCTCACCAACTGCTGCTGGTCCGTCCTGGGCGCGGGCGCGCGCGGCTGGCGTCTGCTGGAGCACAACGCCGGCACCCTGCCGGAGCCGGTGCTCGGCGACGACGACTGAAGCCGGAGGTCCCGGCCGGGACGACCCGGGACCCGGATTTCACTTTCCGGCAGGTCGCAGGCTAAAGTTCTTCTTGTTCGCCCCGCCGAGCGGGGCGAAACATCATGCGGCTCCGCCGCGTGGCAAGGGGCTATAGCTCAGTTGGTAGAGCGCCTGCATGGCATGCAGGAGGTCAGGAGTTCAATTCTCCTTAGCTCCACAGCGAGACAACAAGATCCCGCCGATCCCTTCGATCGGCGGGATCTTCTGGTATCTGCGGCGGGCGCCCGGATCAACGGCCGGGCCCCCGTGGCCGGTTCGCGCGCGGCACTCGCCTCGCCGAACTGTTCGGGTCCGGCTTGAGTCACTCGGGCCTCGCAGGCGTATACCTCTCAGAAGACGCTCGGGGTGCGTGTTCGCACGGTTCGTACGGTCGCGGAGGCTGCCGTGTCCGGACTGGTACTGAGGCGTCGCTGACCGTATTGGTCCGGCCGTGGCAGAATCAAACGGCCGGAAGGGAGCGCGGCCCGACGGGAGGGAGTAGCGATGCCTGCGAGCATCCTCGGAGAGGTCGGTCACCTCTTCGAAGCGGCGTTGACACGGGATACGATCACCCGCCTCAGCTGCCCTTCCTGCGGCTCCGTCCATGTCGCCCAGCTCCTTGGCGACAACGGCGGAATTTCCTACGTGTGCACGGCCTGCGGCCACAGCTGGAGCTGATCGATGGGTGCACACAGGCGAAAGTGCGACTGGTGCGGCAGCGGAACGCCGATCGTCCGTGACATGGAACCGGTGAACCCCGACTACCAGTACTGGTGCGAGGAATGCGCGCGGGCGCTGATCATAAAAGGCGATCCGATCGAGACGTACCGTGAACTCGAGGGCGAACCGATCTACGGCCGTCTGCTCGAAGAACACTGCACGCTCAAGCGCTTCTATTCCTTCGTCACGGCTTGACCTTCGTCACGGCCTGACCGAGGCCGGGGTTGCTGACGGCGATCCCGGCGATCACGAGGAAAAGGCAGCCGGCTGTCCCGTAGAGGGCGGACAGCGTCAACTCGATGCCGCTTTGGTGCAGTTCGTGCCGTCCCGGGCCGTGCGGCACCCACCACAGGGCGTACGAGGAGAAGACCAGCAGCATGCTCGCCGCGGCGGCCCGATACGCGTGCGTGCCGAGGAGCAGGACGACCGGCAGGCACCAGACCCAGTGGTGCGACCAGGACACCGGGCTGATGAGGAGCGCCGTCACCGCGCACGAGGTCACCGCCCAGGCCCGCTGCCCACGCAACTCCGCCGCCACGGCCACGCTCAGCCCTGCCGCGCCCACCACGGCCGCCGCGACGACCCAGGCGGTCCCGGGCTCCGGAGTGTGCAGCAGCCGCGCGAGAACGCCGCGCAGGGCCTGGTTCGCGGTGTCCTCGGCACGCCCGACGCGTCCCGCCGCGAACACCGTGCGGGTCCAGAAACGCCAGGAGTCGTACGGCAGTACGGCCGCGGCCAGCAGGGTCGCCCCGGTGAACCAGGCGGCCGCCAGGCGTGCGTGCCGCAGCCAGGAGCCGCCGCGGCCGTGCCGACGCCGGGCTACGACACCAGTGGCGAGCAGGAACACCACGAATAGGGCGGGCGTCAGCTTGACGGCCGCGGCGAGCCCGATGCCGACGCCGGCCCAGCGGTCTCCCGGGCGCCGTGACAGATCCCACAGCACCAGGACGGCGAGCAGCAGGTTGATCTGCCCGTACCGCAGCGTCGTCCACACCGGCTCGCACCACACGGCCACCGCCGCGACCCACCACACGCTCTCCCCACGCGCGTGCCCGATCAGACGCAGCGACAGCGCTGTGAACGCCACGAGCAGCGCGAGGTTCCCGGCCGTCGCCAGGGTGCGCATGGTCGCCGTGTCGAGGAGCGTCAGGGGAGTGAACAGCAGGGCCGCGAACGGCGGGTAGGTGGTCGGCAGTCGGGCGGCCGTCGCCCGCAGCGCGTACAGGTCGCCTCCGGCCCTTACGGTCGCGCCCTCGGCCCGGTACACCATCAGGTCGATCATCGACACGTGCGCGGCCCGCTGCGCCACCCAGAACGCGGCGAAGGAGACCAGGCAGGCGGCCAGGGCGACCGGCGCTCGACGGTGAGTTCCGGGTGGCGCGATCACGGTCACGGAACCCGACATTAGTGCCCGTATCGGCGCGGACGGGAAACGATTTGGTGCTGCACGAGGTCGACCGGTAATGTTGGCGTCGCCGCCGGGGAAACCGGGCGGACCAAAGCACGGGGCTATAGCTCAGTTGGTAGAGCGCCTGCATGGCATGCAGGAGGTCAGGAGTTCAATTCTCCTTAGCTCCACAGCAGATCCCGCCGGGTCAGTACGATCCGGCGGGATCTTTTTGTCTTCGGACCATGGCTCGCGCAGTGTGAGAACGAGGGGTCGTCCGGCTCGGACGACCCCATCTACGCGCGCGTGCCCGGTCTCAGCGGCCCAGGGCGCGTCTGCCGCGGCCCTGGGAGAGGACCGGCAGATTGCGGGACGATTCCTGGCCGCGGGTGTCCTCCTCGATGCGCAGGGCGAGGGCGGGGCAACGGCGCACCGCGCGCAGGGCCTTGGCCTCGGCGTAGCGAGGAACCTTCGCCTGGGCGACGGTCGGGAAGCCGTCGGCGCCGAGCTGGAAGACCTCCGGGAGGATGTCCGCGCACAGGCCGTGGCCGCGGCACAGCGTCCAGTCGACGTAGATCTTCTGGCGGCTGGGGCCGTTCTCCTCCGACTCGGCGCCGCCCGGGATGCCCGACGGGGCCCTGCCGCCCTCGAAGAGCGGCAGAACGCCCTCCACGGGCCGTCCGCAGCCGTTGCCCAGGACGTGTGCCGCGAGGTCGTCGGTGAACGCCTTGATGGTCGACTCCAGGAACATCGCGGAGCCGTCCGGGTGCGAGCAGGCGCCGCGCCGCTTCACGTTCTTGGCGACCTGCTTGAGCGCCTCCAGGGCGGCCGGGCCACCGCCGTTGAGGATGTCCTCCAGGCCGCGCGCGGCGGCCGGCAGACCGAGGTAGCAGGGGCCGCACTGGCCCGCGCTCTCCTCGGCCAGCCACTGCGCCACCCGCAGCGACTCACCCAGCGGGCACGTCTCCTGAGTGATCGGCAGGATCGCGCCGGCGCCGAGCGCGCCGCCCACCGCGTCCAGGGAGTTGCGGGAGACGATCGCCTCGTTGACCGTCGCCGCGTCGATCCACTTGCCGTGGTAGCCGCCGGTCAGCACGCCCTGCGGGACGGGCGGGGCGCCGGCGAGCTGGAGGACGTACCGCAGCGGCACGCCCGTGGGGACCTCGATGACCATCGGGCGGGCGACCGCGCCGGAGACCGTGAGCATGACGGTGCCCGGCTCGTCGTACAGGCCGGTGTTGCCGTAGCGCTCGGGGCCGATGCGGGCGGCGATCGCGAGCTGGGCGAACGTCTCGGCGTTGGACAGCAGGGTCGGGGCGCCGCCGACGCCGTTCTGTGAGGCGCTGACCTTGCGGCCGGACGGGATCGCCGGGCCACCGTCGATCGAGCGGACCAGGGAGGCGGCCGCGCCGGTGACCATGCGTACCGGGTTGCGCTGCACCCACGCGCGTAGAGCGGAGCGGCGGCTGTTGCTGAGGCCGCGTTCGGCGAGGGCGGCCTCCATGGAGCGCTGGGTCGATTCCCGGGTGACCCCCACCACGAGCGTGCGGGCACCCAGGGCCTCGGCGCACAGCAGAGCGCCGTCCAGGATGAGATGCGGGGCACGGTTGATCATCACCGTGTCCTTGCGGCAGGCCGGTTCGTCCTCGCTGCCGTTGACGACGACGACCGGCCTTACGCCGCGCTTGATCGCTGCCTCCGCGACCGAGCGCAGCTTCTTGTGGAAGGGGAAGCCCGCGCCGCCGCGGCCCTTCAGGTTGATGTTCTCGGCGAGCTTCGCGAGCTGCTCGCCGCCCATCGGTTCGAGCGGCCCGTGCACCTTCAGATGCATGGGCAGATCGAGCCTTTCGACAAGGTCGAAGCCCGACGTGAGCTGAGGAAGACCGACCACGCGGACTTCGGGTACGTCGGGCAGGGCCTCGTTCACTTAAAGCCTCCGGAAGGCGTGTTCCAAGGTTCGCCCGAACCCGGTGCGTCGAAGTCGTAGGAGGCACCGGGGAGTGTTTCAGTGGCGGGACCGCTGTTGTTGTACGTGTCGTTCTGGTTGTACGTACCGAAGACGGCGTTCGTCTCAGACGTGTCGTACACATCACTCGAGCCGTAGCCGGATGCGCCCGAATTGCCATAGACGGGGATGTTGTATCCCGTGTCGCTGAGCGGGTCGTAGGACGACGGGGGCGCCTCGCCCACGGGTGGTGGGGAGGGGATCGGCCAGCTGCCCGAGCCGTCGACGCGCGGGATCGTCTCCGTCGGCTGCATGTCCAGGGGCAGGTCCATGCGTGAGGTCTGGTCGGCCATGTAGGGCTGCTGCCGGCCCTGGGAGCGGGGTGAGACCGCGCGATAGGCGGCGGCGAAGCCGCCTGTGGACTCCGTCGAGGCGGGAGCCTGGGAGGGCATGCCGGGCAGGGGGCCTGTCCGCTCGTCGCGCGACGGCCGGGACGGACGCTGGTTCTCGTAGCCCGGCAGCGCGGACCCGGACGCCGCCCGGGCGCGGCTCTCCTCCAGGTCCTCGCGGGCGCCCGGCTCGTTGCCGATGAGCTGGGCGAGCCGGTCGGCGAACTTGCGCTTGACGGGGCGCGGGGAGGCGCGCAGGGCGAGGGCCGCGGCGACGGCGACCACGCACAGCTCGTAGCAGACCATGAAGAACGTCTTCGCGGGGCGGCCGGCGAACAGGCCGTGGATCAGGGCCGCGCACCAGGCCGGGTAGGCCAGCATGTGCATCGCGCGCCAGCGCGCGGCAACCGGCGCCGGGGAGGCGAACTTGTTGCGCAGCGCGCCGGTGATGCCCACGAAGATTATGAGCAGGGCGGCCAGGGAGCCGAGACCGATGAGGAAGGCACTGCCCGGGATCTCGTCGCCGCCGAAGATCACGAGGCTGAAAGGGATCAGCGCGGCGATCGGGCTGGCGTGGTCCAGCGCCAGCTTCACGCCGATGTGCACCAGGAGGAACGCGATCGAGCCCACGGCCGTCACCCGGTGGATGCCCTGCGCGATGATCCGTTGGCGGGTGTTGAGGATCATCCGGTCCTGGGCGACGAGGCCCCAGATGACCGAGCAGGTGAGGCAGACGAGCGACAGGACGCCGGCACCGAAGTTGAGGAACTCCTGGAGCCAGGTGCCGCCGAGCAGCACGACCAGGGGTATGAGCAGCAGAACAGCAGCGGTCGCCACCCCATAGGCCGACCGGCCCGGTTTGGGGAGCGAACTGTTACTACGACGAGGGTTCATGGGGGCAACTCCGAGCGGTTCGGGAAGGCGGTCCCGCTGCCGCACTCTAAGTGGCTCCATACCGAGGGGTACGGCGTTTGAGTTATTGCGTTGTTATCTACGGGCTGCGAGGGGCGGGCGATGTCCCTTAGCGACTGTTACGCCAGGTAACAATTGAGCGTTCTTCAGCTTTTCGAGGTCTTCACAACCCTCAGGTACGGAACCGGGGGCGCCGTTGTTCATGTGCGCCCCGCATACGCGCCCCCGCCGGAAGCCCGTCGCGACGCGCTCGGGCGCTGCGGTACCCTGACGCCATGCGTGCCGTACGCCTTCTGCTTAGCGGGCCGCGCTGATCAGTCCCGACCACCGGGTGAATCGGATGGTCGGAATCGGCGCGGCGTCCCCTCCTGTGCGAGGGGATTTTTCGTTTCCAGAGAACCGCAGCCGCTGGCAGAGACGATCGATGGAGCTTTGAGGATCATGAGCGAGACGAACCCCGCTGCCACCGCCGAGGTGGCCGCGCCGCACCGCTACACGGCGGCCATGGCTGCCGAGATCGAGGCACGCTGGCAGGACTTCTGGGACGCCGAGGGTACGTACGCCGCTCCGAACCCCAAGGGCGACCTGGCGGGCGACCCCGAGGCCGTGGCCCGGCCCAAGAAGTTCATCATGGACATGTTCCCGTACCCCTCCGGTGCGGGCCTGCACGTCGGTCACCCCCTGGGCTACATCGCCACCGACGTCTTCGCGCGCTTCCAGCGCATGACCGGCCACAACGTCCTGCACACCCTGGGCTTCGACGCCTTCGGCCTGCCCGCCGAGCAGTACGCCGTGCAGACCGGCACGCACCCGCGCGTGTCCACCGAGGCCAACATCGAGAACATGAAGTCCCAGCTGCGCCGGCTGGGCCTGGGCCACGACAAGCGCCGGTCGTTCGCCACGATCGACCCGGACTACTACAAGTGGACCCAGTGGATCTTCCTGCAGATCTTCAACTCCTGGTACGACGACGAGGCGAAGAAGGCCCGCCCGATCTCCGAGCTGGTCGCCGCCTTCGAGTCCGGTGAGCGGGCCGTACCGGGGCACACGCGCGCGTGGAGCGAGCTGAGCGCCGCCGAGCGCGCCGACGTCCTGGGCAAGTTCCGCCTGGCGTACGCCTCCGACGCGCCGGTCAACTGGTGCCCCGGCCTGGGCACCGTCCTGGCCAACGAGGAGGTCACCGCCGAGGGCCGCTCCGAGCGCGGCAACTTCCCGGTCTTCAAGGCCAAGCTGCGCCAGTGGAACATGCGGATCACCGCCTACGCCGACCGGCTGCTGGACGACCTGGACGCGCTGGACTGGCCCGAGGCCATCAAGCTGCAGCAGCGCAACTGGATCGGCCGCTCCGAGGGCGCCCGCGTCGATTTCCCGATCGACGGCGAGCGCATCACCGTCTTCACCACGCGCCCCGACACCCTGTTCGGCGCCACCTACATGGTGCTGGCGCCCGAGCACCCGCTGGTCGAGAAGTTCACCCCGGCCGCCTGGCCCGAGGGCACCCATGACGTCTGGACCGGCGGTCACGCGACCCCGGCCGAGGCCGTCGCCGCCTACCGCGCACAGGCCGCCTCCAAGTCCGACGTCGAGCGGCAGGCCGAGGCCAAGGACAAGACCGGTGTCTTC
Above is a window of Streptomyces sp. DT2A-34 DNA encoding:
- a CDS encoding NADH-quinone oxidoreductase subunit NuoF family protein — translated: MNEALPDVPEVRVVGLPQLTSGFDLVERLDLPMHLKVHGPLEPMGGEQLAKLAENINLKGRGGAGFPFHKKLRSVAEAAIKRGVRPVVVVNGSEDEPACRKDTVMINRAPHLILDGALLCAEALGARTLVVGVTRESTQRSMEAALAERGLSNSRRSALRAWVQRNPVRMVTGAAASLVRSIDGGPAIPSGRKVSASQNGVGGAPTLLSNAETFAQLAIAARIGPERYGNTGLYDEPGTVMLTVSGAVARPMVIEVPTGVPLRYVLQLAGAPPVPQGVLTGGYHGKWIDAATVNEAIVSRNSLDAVGGALGAGAILPITQETCPLGESLRVAQWLAEESAGQCGPCYLGLPAAARGLEDILNGGGPAALEALKQVAKNVKRRGACSHPDGSAMFLESTIKAFTDDLAAHVLGNGCGRPVEGVLPLFEGGRAPSGIPGGAESEENGPSRQKIYVDWTLCRGHGLCADILPEVFQLGADGFPTVAQAKVPRYAEAKALRAVRRCPALALRIEEDTRGQESSRNLPVLSQGRGRRALGR
- a CDS encoding LytR C-terminal domain-containing protein → MNDRYDAGYGDDQYELVGYDEYGRPVYRRVPPQQQPPQQSYDPYAQQGYGYDPYATGRQQPVPPYDPYDTGVTGQQPPTPAYDPYGTGTHHQQQAGGHSAPYDPYGRTATSGQQHRVAEQTAYIPHQAGPVEDPVVQDPQERGERDYRTEQFAFVEEPDSDSEDVIDWLKFTENRTERREEARRRARARVIALVVVLAVAAAGGVGYLWYAGKLPALSSSDSKQGTPTAVGAQKRDVIVVHLHNTKKGGTSTALLVDNTTTNRGTTVLLPNSLALTGDDGTTTTLAKSVDDDGSSGTRDAIDTVLGTEIQGTWRLDTPYLQNLVDLVGNIEVDTDTDVPDPDAKSKGAAPLVRKGEDQTLSGKMAVAYATYSASGEAQNAQLERFGQVMQATLRKLTSDTQGATTTVQTLGMIIEPPLTDKDLGAFLAKLADLAKGGDYKTALLPVQTDGTLSAQASASVVKDVLGGTAKSPDKDAAVRVSVRNASGVKGNTDKARVVLLNGGFTFLEGGSASTAATSKVVYTDAADKDNATEVAKTLGLSSTAVTKGDVSANADVSVVLGQDYEPSSS
- the nadD gene encoding nicotinate-nucleotide adenylyltransferase — translated: MGEQDMPTGPGSGPSNRGKRRLGVMGGTFDPIHHGHLVAASEVAAQFHLDEVVFVPTGQPWQKSHRHVSPAEDRYLMTVIATAENPQFSVSRIDIDRGGPTYTVDTLRDLRALNPDTDLFFITGADALGQILTWRDSEELFSLAHFIGVTRPGHHLDDSGLPEGGVSLVEVPALAISSTDCRARVAKGDPIWYLVPDGVVRYIDKRELYRGE
- the rsfS gene encoding ribosome silencing factor, coding for MTATDRSLELVTTAAQAAADKLAHDIIAYDVSDVLSITDAFLLASAPNDRQVKSIVDEIEERLLKELGAKPVRREGDREARWVLLDYVDIVVHVQHSEERVFYALERLWKDCPELELPDDAKATRGKAAEHAKLQAAEEAAELGGEWR
- a CDS encoding histidine phosphatase family protein, encoding MSTTDEVPTGKPGRRVILWRHGQTSWNVERRFQGTTDVALTEAGVSQARRAARLLVSLKPDAIIASDLQRAANTAAELAALTGLEVTHDEGLRETYAGAWQGLTHEEIIERYGEEYAAWKRGEPVRRGGGELETEVADRAAPVVLRHAEKLPDDGTLVVVSHGGTIRTTIGRLLGLEPRCWESLGGLTNCCWSVLGAGARGWRLLEHNAGTLPEPVLGDDD
- a CDS encoding cytochrome b/b6 domain-containing protein, yielding MNPRRSNSSLPKPGRSAYGVATAAVLLLIPLVVLLGGTWLQEFLNFGAGVLSLVCLTCSVIWGLVAQDRMILNTRQRIIAQGIHRVTAVGSIAFLLVHIGVKLALDHASPIAALIPFSLVIFGGDEIPGSAFLIGLGSLAALLIIFVGITGALRNKFASPAPVAARWRAMHMLAYPAWCAALIHGLFAGRPAKTFFMVCYELCVVAVAAALALRASPRPVKRKFADRLAQLIGNEPGAREDLEESRARAASGSALPGYENQRPSRPSRDERTGPLPGMPSQAPASTESTGGFAAAYRAVSPRSQGRQQPYMADQTSRMDLPLDMQPTETIPRVDGSGSWPIPSPPPVGEAPPSSYDPLSDTGYNIPVYGNSGASGYGSSDVYDTSETNAVFGTYNQNDTYNNSGPATETLPGASYDFDAPGSGEPWNTPSGGFK
- a CDS encoding glycosyltransferase 87 family protein; this encodes MTVIAPPGTHRRAPVALAACLVSFAAFWVAQRAAHVSMIDLMVYRAEGATVRAGGDLYALRATAARLPTTYPPFAALLFTPLTLLDTATMRTLATAGNLALLVAFTALSLRLIGHARGESVWWVAAVAVWCEPVWTTLRYGQINLLLAVLVLWDLSRRPGDRWAGVGIGLAAAVKLTPALFVVFLLATGVVARRRHGRGGSWLRHARLAAAWFTGATLLAAAVLPYDSWRFWTRTVFAAGRVGRAEDTANQALRGVLARLLHTPEPGTAWVVAAAVVGAAGLSVAVAAELRGQRAWAVTSCAVTALLISPVSWSHHWVWCLPVVLLLGTHAYRAAAASMLLVFSSYALWWVPHGPGRHELHQSGIELTLSALYGTAGCLFLVIAGIAVSNPGLGQAVTKVKP